The sequence ACCTGCTGAGCGACAACTCCACCAGCCAGGCACTGGCGGACCAGGGCGTCCAGATCACGCAGACGATCGACGCCGACGCGCTGGCAACAGGGGTCCAGGACAGCCAGATCGACCAGAGCGACACCGTCGTCCCCGGCACCACCGAGTCCGGCACCGGCACGACGGGCGGCGCCACGACCGACGGCACCTCGGGCGACGGCATGCTGACGGCTGCCACGACCACCGACGACGCGACCCAGCCCCAGACCGAGGCCCTCTCCGCCACGAACAGTGAGCCCGTCGACGGCAGCGTCGTCGTGGACTCGGCCGGCAACGTGATCGGCACGCTCGACAGCGCGACCGGCAACGTCATCGGGTCGGACGGAGCCATCCTCGGTTCCCTCAACGAGACGACGGGTGTGGTCGTCGACTCGGCCGGCAACCTGATCGGCACCGTGACCGACATCATCGACGGCGCGACGGTCGTGGGCTCCAACGGTGCGGTCCTCGGCGTCCTCGATGCCGCGACCGGCAACGTGCTCGACGCGTCGGGCAACGTGGTCGGCACCCTTGACCCGCTCACCGGTGAGGTGCTCAACACCGTCGGCACCGTGGTGGGGACGGTCACCGGTCTCGTCGACGGCACGACGGTCCTCGACTCCGCCGGCAACGTGGTCGGGACCCTCGACGGCGTCACCGGCAACGTCGTCGACTCCGCCGGCAACGTCATCGGCGCGCTCGACCCGATCACCGGTCAGGTCCTCGACGCCGCCGGCAACATCGTGGGCACGGTCGGTCAGGTCGTCGACGACGTCACCGACACGCTCGGCGGACTCAACACGGGCGACCTGCTCAAGGGCGACCTGCTCAACGTCGACGTCAACGTCGACCTCGACGCCGACCTGGCCGCGCCGATCAACGGCGCCGTGGCCGCCAATGCCAACGTCGCGGCGCCGATCGACGCCGCGGTCGCGGCCAACATCCTGTCCGAGGGTTCCGAGGCGACCGCCCTCGCCCAGCAGGACGCGATCATCACCCAGTCGATCACCGGTGTCGCGGAGGCGACCTCCGAGCAGACCTCGGACATCAACCAGTCCTCGGTCGAGCCGGTCGACACGGACACGGCCTCCGCTGACGGTGTCGACGGCATGGTCACCTCGGGCGACACCGAGTCGACGGGGACGACCGACCCCGCGCAGGTGGACCCCGCTCCTGAGGTCGTCGCCGAGGACCCCGCGACGACACCCACCGATGAGTCGACTGCGACCGACACCACGACGCCCGCTCCGGCGGAGACCACGACGCAGTGACCACGCTGGTCGACGCCCCGGCGCGCGTCGACGGCGTCCAGCTCATCGGCGAGATGGTGGGGTCCGGCTATCGGACCCCACCGTCCCTGGTGCGCCGCGCCGACGGGCAGGTGCTCCAGCTCACCCCGCTGCTCTACCTCGTCCTGAGCGCTGTCGACGGCCGGCGCAGCTGTGCAGACATCGCAGGGCTCGTGGGCCCTGCGATGGGTCGGTCGGTGAGCGAGGACAACATCCGGACGCTGGTCGACGGGCAGCTGCGCCCACTCGGCCTGCTCCGGAAGGCTGACGGGTCCGAGCCGGAGCTCAAGCGCTCCGACCCGCTCCTCGGCCTGAAGCTGCGCTGGGCAGCCACCGACCCCAGCACCACCCGTCGGCTCACCGACCCGTTCAGGCCGTTGTTCCGGCCGGTCGTCGCGGCCGCGGTCACGTTGGGCTTCGTGCTGGTCGTCGCCTGGGTCTTCTTCGACCGCGGGTTGGGAAGATCGGCGTACGACGCCTTCGACCGCCCGCACCTGTTGCTGCTCGTGTTCGCCGTCTCGGTCCTGTCAGGGGGATTCCACGAGTTCGGGCATGCCGCCGCAGCGCGCTACAGCGGCGCCCAGCCCGGTGTGATGGGGGCCGGGCTCTATCTCGTCTGGCCGGCTTTCTACACCGACGTGACCGACAGCTACCGGCTCGGCCGGGCCGGCCGGATCCGCACCGACCTGGGCGGTCTCTACTTCAACGCCATCGTCGTGTGCCTGACGTTCGTCTGGTGGTGGGCCACCGGTTGGGAGGCGCTGCTGCTGCTGGTCGCGACCCAGGTCCTCCAGATGGCCCAGCAGCTCCTGCCCCTGCTGCGCTTCGACGGCTATCACCTGCTCGCCGACATCGCCGGCGTCCCCGACCTCTATCACCGGATCCGCCCGACCCTGCTCGGCCTGCTGCCGCACCGCTGGAACGACCCCGAGAACGCCGTCCTCAAGCCGTGGTCGCGCGCCGTGATCACCCTGTGGGTCTTGATCACCATCCCGATGATGGCGCTCATGCTGTGGGCGCTGGTCATGGCCGTCCCCAGGCTCCTCGGCACTGCGGGAGGCGCGATCGAGCGTGACACCGAAGCCGTGGCCCGGGCGTGGGCAGACGGCGGTGCCATCGACGTCGCCGCCCACGTGCTCCAGGTCCTGGCGGTCGTCCTGCCGATCCTCGCCTGCGCGATGATCCTGGGCCGGATCGGCGTCAGGTGGTTCGGCGGACTGGCGAAGTGGAGCCGCGGCTCGGCCCCCAAGCGAGTGTTGGCCGCTGCCGCGAGCGCCCTGCTCGTGACCGGGCTCTCCTGGGCCTGGTGGCCGAATCCTGGCACCTACCGTCCCATCGGCCCCGATGAGCGCGGCCTCGTCACCAGCCTCCTGCCCGTGTCGAGCACGGGCCCAGCTGACGTGGTGGGTCGCGCCGCGCCCGGCATGCTGGCCGATCCCGGGTCGCGCCCGATCGGCTCGGCGGCCCAGGAGCGTCTCTCCAGCGGCGAACCCCTGGTCGCGGTCCTGGAGAAGGGTGAGAAGCGCCCGACGAAGCAGGACCCGGTCATGGCGATGGTGCTCGTCCCGACGAGCGAGCCGGGTGCCACCGCCTCGGCGACGAGCTCCCCGGACGTCTTGCCGTCCGACGGGCCCGCTCCCACTGCCGCTCCCCCTGCGACGACTCCGGTGGCCACGGAGCCCCCCGGTGGCACGTGGGTCTTCCCGTTCGACCAGCCGTTGGCACCCGAGGAGGGCGACAACCAGGCGCTGGCGGTCAACACCACCGACGGCTCCGTCACCTACGACCTGGCCTTCGCCCTCGTGTGGGCCGAGGACGACGAGGTCCTCAACGTGAACGAGGCCCACGCCTACGCCTCGTGCACCGACTGTGCCGCCGTCGCGGTCGCCTTCCAGGTCGTCCTGATCATGGACGACGCCCAGGTGGTGATCCCGCAGAACCTCGCGACAGCCGCCAACTACGAGTGCCTGCGGTGCATCACCGCGGCCATCGCCAACCAGCTCGTCCTGTCGGTGCAGGAGGCACCGGGCGAGGAGGAGCTGCACGACCTCGCTGACGTCTGGACGCGGCTGCTGGAGTTCGGTCAGAACATCACGTCCTACACCTTGACGGAGGTCGCCGAGCAGCTGGAGACATTCAAGGAGGAGATCATCACGATCCTCGGTGAGTCCCCCGTGGTGGAGCTGGACGACTCGACCACGGCGACTCCTGCCGACGGTTCGACAAGTCCGTCGCCGACCACGACGACGTCGGGCACCGCCACGCCCTCTCCGTCGACGACGACCAGTCCGTCGACGACGTCCTCGCCCTCGCCCACCCAGAGCAGCAGCACGACGCCGGCGCCGACCACGTCCACCAGCTCACCCACGACGACCAGCTCGCCGACGACCACGAGCTCGCCGACCACGACCACGACCACCACGCCGTCGCCGACCACGACGTCGTCGCCGTCACCGTCGACGACCCAGTCGTCCTCGACGTCGACGGCATCGACGTCGACGTCGAGCGGAACGGTGTCGCCGACCGCCACACCCTGATCCGTCCGGGTGTCCTAGCGGGGCAGGACCATCTGGTAGGCGGCGCGCTCGAGTCGCCAGGAGCGACTGCGCTCGGGGCCATAGACCTCGCCGTCGGCGGAGACCCAGAACTCGTCACCGCGCACCGAGACCTCGTTGCCGCGGACATAGAGGACGTCGTCGCGCTCGTGGTGCTCACCGCGCCGCAGGTGTGCGACATAGCCGAGCTTGGCCGTGACGGAGACGGCTCGGGAGATCATCACGTCCAGGCTCCCGCTCTCGGGGTCGGCCTCCGGGGTGAGCTCGGTCCCGCCGCCGACGTTGGCGCCGTTGCCGACGGCCACCATCAGGACGGGGCGGTCGAGGTCGTTGACGACCTTGCCGTCGACCTCGACGAGCAGCCGTTGGCTGGGGGGCTCGAACGCGGCGAGGACCGCCCCGATCGGATAGCCGAGCTTGCCGAGGTTGAGCCGGCCGACACCGACGCTGCCGAGTCGCCCCTTCCACCGGTGGCCTCGCCGACTGGCCTGGGCGCCGGCGCCGACGTGGACGTTGTTCACGACGACCGCGCCCGTCTCGTCGATGATCAGGTCGACCGGTCTCGGCTCGCCGTCCAGCGCGAGGTGTGCGGCCTCCTCGATGTCGAGGGGGATGCCGGTGCCTCGCGCGAAGTCGTTGCCCGTGCCCATGGGGAGCAGTGCGAGGGTCTTGGTCGACAGCTCGTTGCGCTTGTGGAGCGCCGCGACGACCGCGTGGAGGCTTCCGTCGCCGCCCGCGACCACGATCCGGCGCGAACCCGCGCGGTGCAGCACGCCGTCGAGCTCACCGGGGTTGGAGGTCGCGCACACCTCGACCGAAGCCTCGTGGCGGAGGATCGCCAAGGCCTGCTCGAGCGACGCCTCGTCGGAGGTGCCGGCGTCGCTGTTGGTGATGACCAGCATGGGATCCACCCGGCGGACAGTAGTCGACGGTGCGTTAACGTGTTGTGGCAAGAGCTCCGGTGCACTTGCGCCGGGGCTGTTTTCTTTCCCTGGTCGTTCCACAGTGCAACTTCCAACAGGCTACTTCCGTCAGGAGGGCTGCGATGCCCGCGATCGTCGTACTCGGTGCCCAGTGGGGCGATGAGGGCAAGGGCAAGGCGACCGACCTGCTCGCCACCACCGACACCATCGACTACGTGGTCCGCACCAGCGGCGGCCACAACGCCGGACACACGATCGTGGTCAACGGCGAGAAGTTCGCCACCCACCTGCTGCCCAGCGGCATCCTGACCCCGGGGGCCACCAGCGTCATCGCCAACGGCGTCGTCGTCTCGCCCGAGGCCCTCTTCCGCGAGCTCGACAGCCTGATCGAGCGCGGGGTCGACGTCGCCGAGCTCAAGGTGAGCGCCAACGCCCACGTGATCGCGACCTACCACGCGACGATCGACAAGGTCACCGAGCGCTTCCTGGGCAAGAACCTCATCGGCACGACCGGCCGAGGCATCGGCCCGGCGTATGCCGACAAGGTCAACCGCGTCGGCATACGCATCGCCGACCTGTTCGACGAGGACATCCTGCGGCAGAAGGTCGAGGGTGCGCTCGACGTCCGCAACCACCTCCTGACCAAGGTCTACAACCGGCGGGCGATCGAGGTGGAGGCAGTGGTCGAGGAGCTGCTGTCCTACGTCGACCGGCTCCGTCCGATGGTGTGCGACACGTCGCTGCTGCTCAACCAGGCGCTCGACGCCGGCAGGACCGTGCTGTTCGAGGGTGCGCAGGCGACCATGCTCGACGTCGACCACGGCACCTATCCGTTCGTGACGTCCTCGAGCGCCGTCGCCGGCGGTGTCTGCATCGGCGCCGGCATCGGCCCGACCCGTATCGACCGGGTCATCGGCGTGATCAAGGCCTACACCACGCGCGTCGGCTCCGGGCCGTTCCCCACCGAGCTCTTCGACGAGGACGGCGCCGAGCTCCAGCGCATCGGTGGCGAGATCGGCGTCTCCACCGGCCGCACCCGCCGCTGCGGTTGGTATGACGCGGTGATCGCGCGCTACGCGAGCAGGGTCAACGGCCTCACCGAGTTCTTCCTCACCAAGCTCGACGTCCTCGACAGCTGGGAGCGCATCCCCGTGTGCGTGGCCTACGAGATCGACGGCCAGCGGGTCGAGGAGATGCCGATGACCCAGACCGAGCTGCACCACGCCAAGCCGATCTATGAATACTTCGACGGCTGGCAGCAGGACATCTCCGGGTGCCGGTCCTTCGCCGACCTGCCGAAGAACGCGCAGGTCTACGTCGAGGCCCTCGAGCGGATGTCCGGCTCGAAGATCTGGGGCGTCGGGGTCGGGCCCGGCCGCGAGCAGACGCTCGTCGTCCACGACTGAGGTTCGAGACGCCTCGTTGCGCCGCGGGCGCCTGACCCCCATGGTGTGGGCATGGCTCGCGAACTCAACGACCTGACCGTCGCCATCACCGGCGGCGCCCGCGGCATCGGGGCCGCCACCGCCGAGCGGCTCGAGCGGGCCGGCGCGGACGTGGTCATCGGTGACCGGGACGCCGACGTCCTCGCGGCGACGGCGCGCGACCTCGGTGTCCGCAGCCACCCCCTGGACGTCACCGACGCGACGAGCTGGCGAGACTTCGTCGCAGCAGCCGGCGCCGTCGACGTGCTCGTCAACAACGCCGGCATCATGCCGATCGGCTCGATCCTCAAGGAGGACGAAGCCGTCACCCGCGCGGTCGTCGACGTCAACCTGCACGGCGTCATCATCGGCACGAAGGCGGTCGCCCCGCAGATGGCCGAGCGGGGGCGTGGACACATCATCAACGTGGCCTCGGCGGTCGGCCGGGTGGCCACGGCCGACGGTGCGACCTACACGGCCAGCAAGTTCGCGGTCGTCGGCTTCAGTGAGGCGACCCGCCTGGAGCTGGCCCCGCAGGGGATCGAGGTGTCGCTGGTGATGCCCACCGTGGTCCGCACCGAGCTGGCCGCGGGCATCAGGCAGGCCAAGGGCGTCAAGGAGATCGGGCCCGAGGACGTGGCCGAGGTGATCGAGCTGATGATCCGCAAGCCCAGGCCCGAGATGTGGGTGCCGCGCTGGACCCAGCCCATGTCGCGAGTGACGACGATGCTGCCCAAGCGCGTCCAGCAGGTCATCAGCGACCGCTTCGAGGCCAACGTGCTGGCCGAGCGTGACGACGCTGCCCGCTCCGCCTACGAGGAGCGCGTGCGACGCAGCTGATCGAGTCCCTGCGACCGACCAGCGAGATGAACGGGTTCGGGGAGTCGCTGCGCCGCCGATAGGATCAGCGCCCGTGAAGACTCTCGTGATCGGCACCGGAGGCCGCGAGCACGCCCTCGCACTGGCCCTGTCCCTCGATCCTGAGGTCAGCGAGGTCCACGCGGCGCCGGGCAATCCCGGCATCGGCGCGGTCGCCACCCTCCACGACGTCGACCCGATGGACGGTGCCGCGGTCGCGGCCCTCGCCTCCTCCCTCGACATCGACCTGGTGGTCGTCGGGCCCGAGGCGCCGCTGGTGGCGGGCGTCGCGGACGCAGTGCGTGAGGCCGGGATCGCCGTCTACGGGCCGTCGCAGGCCGCCGCGCAGCTCGAGGGGTCGAAGGCGTTCAGCAAGGAGGTGATGGCAGCCGCGGGTGTGCCGACGGCAGCCTCGCGGACGTGCGAGACGCCGGAGCAGGTCGCCGCCGCACTCGACGAGCTCGGAGCGCCATACGTCGTCAAGGACGATGCGCTCGCAGCCGGCAAGGGTGTCGTGGTGACCGGTGACCGCGACGAGGCGCTGGCCCACGCTGCGACCTGTGGGCGGGTGGTGATCGAGGAGTTCCTCGACGGGCCCGAGGTCTCCGTCTTCGCGGTCTGCGACGGGCAGCAGGCGCGGGCCCTCATGCCGGCCCAGGACTTCAAGCGGATCTTCGACGGTGGCCACGGCGCCAACACCGGCGGCATGGGCTCCTACGCTCCGCTGCCCTGGGCGCCGCCCGGGCTGGCGGACCAGGTGCTCGCGACCGTCGTCCAGCCGACGCTCGACGAGATGAACCGCCGTGGCACCCCGTTCGTCGGCACCCTCTACGTCGGCCTCGCGCTGACCGTGGGCGGGCCGCGGGTGATCGAGTTCAACTGCCGCTTCGGCGACCCCGACACCCAGCCCGTCCTTGCCCTGCTCACCTCGCCCCTCGGTGGGTTGCTCAAGGCAGCCGCGGACGGCGACCTCGACTCGGTGCCCGAGCCCACCTTCGCCGACGGCGCCTGCGTCACCGTCGTGATGGCGAGCGCCGGCTATCCCGAGTCGTCATCGAAGGGCGACGTGATCGTGGGGACGGAGACCCTCGCCAAGGAGCCGGACGTCGACGTGATCCACGCCGGCACGGCCCGCACCGACGCCGGGCTC comes from Nocardioides piscis and encodes:
- a CDS encoding adenylosuccinate synthase → MPAIVVLGAQWGDEGKGKATDLLATTDTIDYVVRTSGGHNAGHTIVVNGEKFATHLLPSGILTPGATSVIANGVVVSPEALFRELDSLIERGVDVAELKVSANAHVIATYHATIDKVTERFLGKNLIGTTGRGIGPAYADKVNRVGIRIADLFDEDILRQKVEGALDVRNHLLTKVYNRRAIEVEAVVEELLSYVDRLRPMVCDTSLLLNQALDAGRTVLFEGAQATMLDVDHGTYPFVTSSSAVAGGVCIGAGIGPTRIDRVIGVIKAYTTRVGSGPFPTELFDEDGAELQRIGGEIGVSTGRTRRCGWYDAVIARYASRVNGLTEFFLTKLDVLDSWERIPVCVAYEIDGQRVEEMPMTQTELHHAKPIYEYFDGWQQDISGCRSFADLPKNAQVYVEALERMSGSKIWGVGVGPGREQTLVVHD
- a CDS encoding SDR family oxidoreductase, which encodes MARELNDLTVAITGGARGIGAATAERLERAGADVVIGDRDADVLAATARDLGVRSHPLDVTDATSWRDFVAAAGAVDVLVNNAGIMPIGSILKEDEAVTRAVVDVNLHGVIIGTKAVAPQMAERGRGHIINVASAVGRVATADGATYTASKFAVVGFSEATRLELAPQGIEVSLVMPTVVRTELAAGIRQAKGVKEIGPEDVAEVIELMIRKPRPEMWVPRWTQPMSRVTTMLPKRVQQVISDRFEANVLAERDDAARSAYEERVRRS
- a CDS encoding diacylglycerol/lipid kinase family protein; this encodes MLVITNSDAGTSDEASLEQALAILRHEASVEVCATSNPGELDGVLHRAGSRRIVVAGGDGSLHAVVAALHKRNELSTKTLALLPMGTGNDFARGTGIPLDIEEAAHLALDGEPRPVDLIIDETGAVVVNNVHVGAGAQASRRGHRWKGRLGSVGVGRLNLGKLGYPIGAVLAAFEPPSQRLLVEVDGKVVNDLDRPVLMVAVGNGANVGGGTELTPEADPESGSLDVMISRAVSVTAKLGYVAHLRRGEHHERDDVLYVRGNEVSVRGDEFWVSADGEVYGPERSRSWRLERAAYQMVLPR
- the purD gene encoding phosphoribosylamine--glycine ligase, translated to MKTLVIGTGGREHALALALSLDPEVSEVHAAPGNPGIGAVATLHDVDPMDGAAVAALASSLDIDLVVVGPEAPLVAGVADAVREAGIAVYGPSQAAAQLEGSKAFSKEVMAAAGVPTAASRTCETPEQVAAALDELGAPYVVKDDALAAGKGVVVTGDRDEALAHAATCGRVVIEEFLDGPEVSVFAVCDGQQARALMPAQDFKRIFDGGHGANTGGMGSYAPLPWAPPGLADQVLATVVQPTLDEMNRRGTPFVGTLYVGLALTVGGPRVIEFNCRFGDPDTQPVLALLTSPLGGLLKAAADGDLDSVPEPTFADGACVTVVMASAGYPESSSKGDVIVGTETLAKEPDVDVIHAGTARTDAGLVTAGGRVLAVRATGSDVADARAKAYEGVATISFPGAQWRRDIAAEPLGVVEGASFTTPTGES